One genomic segment of Tursiops truncatus isolate mTurTru1 chromosome 4, mTurTru1.mat.Y, whole genome shotgun sequence includes these proteins:
- the CPOX gene encoding oxygen-dependent coproporphyrinogen-III oxidase, mitochondrial isoform X1, producing the protein MAMHLGKLSAGPCWLAARGGCGELRSWSLRSWSLRCAAGRFCRPPGTACPEQNRGLGYGPTAGGGPRLRTGLAAGLAAGLAGLAGLAAAAFGHVERAEMASKSSGAPSPSPGRPEEEDDELARRCSCFMASPVTDLHELRRRPGDMKTKMELLILETQAQVCQALAEVDGGARFSVDRWERKEGGGGISCVLQDGHVFEKAGVSISVVHGNLSEEAAKQMRSRGKKLKTKDGKLPFSAMGVSSVIHPKNPHAPTIHFNYRYFEVEEADGNKQWWFGGGCDLTPTYLNQEDAVHFHRTLKKACDQHGPDLYPKFKKWCDDYFFIAHRGERRGIGGIFFDDLDSPSKEEVFCFVQSCAQAVIPSYIPLVKKHCDDSFTPREKLWQQLRRGRYVEFNLLYDRGTKFGLFTPGSRIESILMSLPLTARWEYMHSPSENSKEAEILDVLRHPRDWVH; encoded by the exons ATGGCCATGCACCTGGGCAAGCTGAGCGCGGGCCCCTGCTGGCTCGCGGCGCGGGGCGGCTGCGGGGAGCTGCGCTCTTGGTCCCTGCGCTCTTGGTCCCTGCGCTGCGCGGCCGGACGCTTCTGCCGCCCCCCTGGCACCGCTTGCCCCGAGCAGAACCGCGGGCTGGGGTACGGCCCTACTGCGGGAGGCGGCCCCCGGCTAAGGACCGGGCTGGCCGCGGGGCTGGCCGCGGGGCTGGCGGGGCTGGCCGGGCTGGCCGCCGCCGCCTTCGGGCACGTGGAGCGGGCGGAGATGGCGAGCAAGAGCTCGGGGGCGCCGAGCCCCTCGCCGGGGAGGCCGGAGGAGGAGGACGACGAGCTGGCCCGCCGCTGCAGCTGCTTCATGGCCTCGCCTGTGACCGACCTGCACGAGCTGCGGAGGAGGCCGGGCGACATGAAGACCAAGATGGAGCTGCTGATCCTGGAGACCCAGGCCCAGGTGTGCCAGGCGCTGGCAGAGGTGGACGGGGGCGCCCGCTTCTCTGTGGACcggtgggagaggaaggaag GAGGTGGTGGCATCAGCTGTGTACTTCAAGATGGGCATGTTTTTGAAAAGGCCGGGGTGAGCATTTCTGTCGTTCATGGAAATCTTTCTGAGGAAGCAGCAAAACAGAtgagaagcagaggaaaaaagcTAAAGACGAAAGATG GTAAATTGCCGTTTTCTGCTATGGGCGTGAGCTCTGTTATCCACCCCAAGAATCCTCATGCTCCCACTATCCATTTCAACTACAGATACTTTGAAGTAGAAGAAGCCGACG GTAACAAGCAGTGGTGGTTTGGTGGTGGATGTGACCTTACCCCAACATACTTGAACCAAGAGGATGCAGTGCATTTTCACAGGACTCTAAAGAAGGCTTGTGACCAGCATGGTCCAGATCTCtaccccaaatttaaaaaatg GTGTGACGATTACTTTTTTATAGCCCATCgtggggagcggaggggcatcgggggtatcttttttgatgaccttgactcTCCATCCAAGGAGGAGGTCTTTTGCTTTGTGCAGAGCTGTGCCCAGGCTGTCATTCCTTCTTATATCCCCCTTGTGAAAAAGCACTGTGATGACTCCTTCACCCCCCGGGAGAAGTTGTGGCAGCAGCTCCGGAGAGGACG GTATGTAGAATTTAACCTGCTGTATGATCGGGGTACAAAGTTTGGCCTCTTCACTCCAGGATCCAGGATCGAAAGCATCTTGATGTCTTTACCTCTCACCGCCCG ATGGGAGTACATGCATTCACCCTCAGAGAACTCCAAAGAAGCTGAAATTCTGGACGTTTTGCGCCATCCGAGGGACTGGGTGCATTGA
- the CPOX gene encoding oxygen-dependent coproporphyrinogen-III oxidase, mitochondrial isoform X2 translates to MAMHLGKLSAGPCWLAARGGCGELRSWSLRSWSLRCAAGRFCRPPGTACPEQNRGLGYGPTAGGGPRLRTGLAAGLAAGLAGLAGLAAAAFGHVERAEMASKSSGAPSPSPGRPEEEDDELARRCSCFMASPVTDLHELRRRPGDMKTKMELLILETQAQVCQALAEVDGGARFSVDRWERKEGGGGISCVLQDGHVFEKAGVSISVVHGNLSEEAAKQMRSRGKKLKTKDGKLPFSAMGVSSVIHPKNPHAPTIHFNYRYFEVEEADGNKQWWFGGGCDLTPTYLNQEDAVHFHRTLKKACDQHGPDLYPKFKKWYVEFNLLYDRGTKFGLFTPGSRIESILMSLPLTARWEYMHSPSENSKEAEILDVLRHPRDWVH, encoded by the exons ATGGCCATGCACCTGGGCAAGCTGAGCGCGGGCCCCTGCTGGCTCGCGGCGCGGGGCGGCTGCGGGGAGCTGCGCTCTTGGTCCCTGCGCTCTTGGTCCCTGCGCTGCGCGGCCGGACGCTTCTGCCGCCCCCCTGGCACCGCTTGCCCCGAGCAGAACCGCGGGCTGGGGTACGGCCCTACTGCGGGAGGCGGCCCCCGGCTAAGGACCGGGCTGGCCGCGGGGCTGGCCGCGGGGCTGGCGGGGCTGGCCGGGCTGGCCGCCGCCGCCTTCGGGCACGTGGAGCGGGCGGAGATGGCGAGCAAGAGCTCGGGGGCGCCGAGCCCCTCGCCGGGGAGGCCGGAGGAGGAGGACGACGAGCTGGCCCGCCGCTGCAGCTGCTTCATGGCCTCGCCTGTGACCGACCTGCACGAGCTGCGGAGGAGGCCGGGCGACATGAAGACCAAGATGGAGCTGCTGATCCTGGAGACCCAGGCCCAGGTGTGCCAGGCGCTGGCAGAGGTGGACGGGGGCGCCCGCTTCTCTGTGGACcggtgggagaggaaggaag GAGGTGGTGGCATCAGCTGTGTACTTCAAGATGGGCATGTTTTTGAAAAGGCCGGGGTGAGCATTTCTGTCGTTCATGGAAATCTTTCTGAGGAAGCAGCAAAACAGAtgagaagcagaggaaaaaagcTAAAGACGAAAGATG GTAAATTGCCGTTTTCTGCTATGGGCGTGAGCTCTGTTATCCACCCCAAGAATCCTCATGCTCCCACTATCCATTTCAACTACAGATACTTTGAAGTAGAAGAAGCCGACG GTAACAAGCAGTGGTGGTTTGGTGGTGGATGTGACCTTACCCCAACATACTTGAACCAAGAGGATGCAGTGCATTTTCACAGGACTCTAAAGAAGGCTTGTGACCAGCATGGTCCAGATCTCtaccccaaatttaaaaaatg GTATGTAGAATTTAACCTGCTGTATGATCGGGGTACAAAGTTTGGCCTCTTCACTCCAGGATCCAGGATCGAAAGCATCTTGATGTCTTTACCTCTCACCGCCCG ATGGGAGTACATGCATTCACCCTCAGAGAACTCCAAAGAAGCTGAAATTCTGGACGTTTTGCGCCATCCGAGGGACTGGGTGCATTGA